A window of Fluoribacter dumoffii NY 23 contains these coding sequences:
- a CDS encoding alpha/beta fold hydrolase, which produces MKELIHFAHGNGFPALCYKQMLDRLGKKYDYCYIDRIGHNPFFPVSENWHNLVSEVVDSIKEQANQPVIAIGHSLGGVLNLLAAIEHPELFKMVIMLDSPLIGTFKSSMVRLAKALGIIDRVTPAFRTRGRRMYWENKEQLINYLKTRDLFKTFTDACLNDYITYGLEYKEDGYYLRFDRHIEYQIYRTIPHVIPTYEGKLSVPAALIYGDKSTVVGKMDVRYMKKYFNVASYKTKGTHLFPMEYPEIVAMQIIKIISGLNLNSTSGQKAQNN; this is translated from the coding sequence ATGAAAGAGTTAATTCATTTTGCACATGGAAATGGCTTCCCCGCGTTATGCTATAAACAGATGCTGGACCGTCTCGGGAAAAAGTATGATTACTGTTATATTGACAGAATTGGTCATAATCCTTTTTTTCCTGTTAGCGAAAATTGGCATAATCTGGTATCGGAAGTTGTTGATAGCATTAAGGAACAAGCCAATCAACCTGTTATTGCCATAGGCCATTCTTTGGGGGGCGTCTTAAACTTGTTGGCCGCAATTGAACATCCCGAATTATTTAAAATGGTAATCATGCTGGATTCTCCTTTAATCGGCACCTTTAAATCAAGCATGGTCCGATTGGCCAAAGCCCTTGGAATCATTGATCGGGTGACACCGGCATTCAGAACCCGGGGGCGCCGGATGTATTGGGAGAATAAGGAACAGTTAATTAATTACCTTAAAACCAGGGACTTATTCAAAACCTTTACGGATGCTTGTTTAAATGATTATATTACCTATGGCCTGGAGTATAAAGAGGATGGGTATTATTTACGCTTTGACAGGCATATTGAATATCAAATTTATCGCACTATCCCTCATGTCATTCCCACTTATGAGGGTAAGTTATCAGTTCCAGCAGCATTAATTTATGGTGACAAAAGCACTGTGGTTGGTAAAATGGATGTGCGTTACATGAAAAAATATTTTAATGTAGCAAGCTATAAAACCAAGGGCACCCATTTATTTCCTATGGAATACCCTGAAATTGTGGCAATGCAAATAATAAAAATCATTTCTGGTTTAAACTTAAATAGTACAAGTGGTCAGAAGGCCCAAAACAATTAA
- a CDS encoding DUF1189 family protein translates to MSKEKNKLKPIDTPVYRYWSALYMSFYSRRLYVDVGKRWRGFAFLYLLLTIALFSIPFALRMGFSLNQSFKEQITDPLSKIPVFYIQNGEVSFDKPMPYLIKNDQNQVVVLIDTTGKVNDFPAEYPYLTILINKNKISLKVPSLKLFNMKDSKPSKGTPLVQTFDKGTNLVFDGKKIAEQSSIRNLKYFSQMMIYPLVVAIFFSIFIVFFLVLAFLGQVFSSIFFSFSVTFMQSSRLLIAAGTPMMLLLFIMLTFNAIFQGSGFILFALLIAYYSLALFSLRAESRRIVMS, encoded by the coding sequence GTGAGTAAAGAAAAGAATAAACTAAAGCCAATAGATACACCCGTATATCGTTATTGGTCTGCATTGTATATGTCTTTTTATTCACGACGTTTGTATGTTGATGTTGGAAAGCGTTGGCGGGGTTTTGCTTTTCTCTATCTCTTGTTGACAATAGCTCTATTCTCAATTCCATTTGCTTTAAGGATGGGCTTTAGCTTGAATCAGTCGTTCAAAGAACAAATCACTGATCCTTTATCCAAAATCCCAGTGTTTTACATCCAAAATGGAGAGGTTTCTTTTGATAAACCCATGCCTTACTTGATAAAGAATGATCAGAATCAGGTAGTGGTATTGATTGATACCACAGGTAAAGTCAACGATTTCCCCGCTGAATATCCTTATCTTACTATTTTGATCAATAAAAATAAAATTTCTCTTAAGGTACCCAGCCTAAAATTATTTAATATGAAGGACTCAAAACCCAGTAAAGGTACTCCTTTAGTTCAGACCTTTGATAAAGGAACGAATCTGGTTTTCGATGGAAAAAAGATTGCAGAACAAAGCTCAATAAGAAATTTGAAATATTTTTCTCAAATGATGATTTATCCTCTGGTAGTGGCAATATTCTTTTCAATTTTTATTGTATTTTTCCTTGTTTTAGCATTTTTGGGACAAGTTTTTTCCAGTATATTCTTTTCTTTTAGTGTAACCTTTATGCAATCAAGCCGGCTATTAATTGCAGCAGGAACGCCAATGATGTTGCTGTTGTTTATAATGCTCACATTTAATGCAATTTTCCAGGGATCAGGGTTCATTTTATTTGCTTTACTGATCGCTTATTACAGTTTGGCACTTTTTTCACTACGGGCAGAAAGTAGACGCATCGTAATGTCATAA
- a CDS encoding ABC transporter ATP-binding protein codes for MATVNLIEVSKSVGPTTILDKVNVSIGKGEFMVIVGPSGCGKTTLLRLIAGLEEISSGSILINNQCVNKIPAAKRDMAMVFQNYALYPHMTVFENMAYGLKMRRYKKEDIKNRVNAAAQMLRLTPYLERKPQALSGGQKQRVAMGRAIVRSPAVFLFDEPLSNLDANLRTEMRHEIRRLHQQLNTTSLYVTHDQTEAMTMAERVIVLNQGIVEQIGTPQELYQSPATLFVAGFTGQYPLNVFSGIFDKSSNRVQTSLGIDYPVSESAPLEDTDELVLAIRPEHVLLSTESPQGIPVHVEFVDDMGADKLIRAKCIKNGQIINLRVSADNPLISGQLWIELPKIRLHLFHRKSGKRIGE; via the coding sequence ATGGCAACAGTCAATCTCATTGAAGTCTCAAAGAGTGTTGGACCGACAACAATTCTGGATAAAGTCAACGTGAGCATCGGGAAGGGGGAGTTTATGGTAATCGTCGGCCCTTCTGGATGTGGAAAAACTACTTTATTACGTCTAATTGCTGGTTTGGAGGAGATAAGCTCGGGTTCGATTTTAATAAACAACCAATGTGTTAATAAAATACCTGCCGCCAAAAGAGACATGGCTATGGTTTTTCAAAACTATGCCCTCTATCCGCACATGACTGTATTTGAAAATATGGCTTATGGGCTAAAAATGAGACGGTATAAGAAGGAAGATATTAAAAATCGGGTCAATGCGGCAGCTCAGATGTTGCGCTTAACTCCCTATTTGGAGCGTAAGCCCCAGGCGCTTTCAGGCGGGCAAAAACAAAGAGTTGCTATGGGGCGAGCCATAGTTCGTTCTCCGGCTGTTTTTTTATTCGATGAACCCTTATCAAACCTTGATGCAAATTTACGCACGGAAATGCGTCATGAAATTAGACGATTGCATCAACAGCTCAACACTACCAGTTTATATGTAACCCATGATCAAACAGAAGCCATGACTATGGCTGAGCGCGTTATTGTACTCAATCAAGGTATTGTCGAACAAATAGGGACACCCCAGGAGTTGTATCAAAGTCCAGCAACTTTATTCGTGGCTGGATTTACCGGACAATATCCTTTGAACGTTTTTTCGGGAATTTTTGATAAAAGCAGTAATAGGGTGCAAACCAGCTTGGGGATTGACTATCCTGTTTCTGAGTCCGCCCCCCTTGAAGATACCGACGAACTGGTTTTGGCAATTCGTCCCGAACATGTTTTATTGAGTACGGAAAGTCCTCAAGGTATTCCAGTTCATGTGGAGTTTGTGGATGATATGGGTGCAGATAAATTAATCCGGGCAAAATGCATCAAAAATGGCCAGATAATAAATTTGCGTGTTTCTGCAGATAACCCACTTATAAGTGGACAACTTTGGATTGAGCTACCTAAAATTAGATTACATCTTTTTCATCGTAAGTCTGGAAAACGTATTGGAGAATAG
- the ugpE gene encoding sn-glycerol-3-phosphate ABC transporter permease UgpE, producing the protein MKSYFTRVLSHAFLCFFVILMLLPVYLAFVAASNEGSVMMQSHIPIVPGNLLLKNFKAVMAEGLAVTGGEPITSMLLNSFFMAMAIALGKIIFALGSAFALVYFDFPFKKLCFALIFTTMMLPIEVRIVPTFQVVASFGLLNSYTGLTLPLFVSATGTFLFRQFFKTIPHELVDAAKLDGAGAVRFFFDMVLPLSKTQIASLFVILFVYGWNQYLWPLVVTTETKMATVVMGIRYLAGVADQIPQWNYIMTVALIALIPPCMVVLLMQRWFEKGLK; encoded by the coding sequence ATGAAATCGTATTTCACTCGTGTTTTATCGCATGCATTTTTATGTTTCTTTGTTATTCTGATGTTATTGCCTGTCTATCTGGCATTTGTTGCGGCCAGTAACGAAGGCAGCGTGATGATGCAATCCCACATCCCTATTGTTCCAGGTAACTTGTTACTCAAAAATTTCAAAGCAGTTATGGCTGAAGGCTTGGCCGTTACGGGAGGAGAGCCTATTACTTCCATGCTGTTGAACAGTTTTTTTATGGCTATGGCCATAGCATTGGGAAAAATTATTTTTGCCCTGGGTTCAGCTTTTGCTTTAGTTTATTTTGATTTTCCATTTAAAAAGTTATGTTTTGCCTTAATTTTTACCACGATGATGCTGCCTATAGAAGTAAGAATTGTACCTACATTCCAAGTGGTTGCTTCTTTTGGACTATTAAATTCATATACGGGATTAACTTTACCTTTATTTGTGTCCGCAACAGGGACTTTTTTATTTCGTCAGTTTTTTAAGACCATACCTCATGAACTGGTTGATGCAGCAAAATTGGATGGAGCAGGGGCTGTCCGTTTCTTTTTTGATATGGTTTTACCTTTATCCAAAACCCAAATTGCCTCATTATTTGTTATTTTATTTGTATATGGTTGGAATCAGTATCTCTGGCCGCTGGTGGTTACGACAGAAACCAAAATGGCTACAGTGGTGATGGGTATTCGATATTTAGCCGGCGTGGCAGATCAAATTCCACAGTGGAATTACATTATGACAGTTGCATTGATTGCTCTCATTCCACCTTGTATGGTGGTGCTACTCATGCAGCGTTGGTTTGAAAAAGGGTTAAAGTAA
- a CDS encoding carbohydrate ABC transporter permease has product MAKFNHQPLYAWLFIVPQLIVTLMFFIWPAGNALLQSFFYTDAFGLHKKFAGFSNFLDLFWDPIYSKAIGVTFIIAFSVTFFTMSLGLLMAILVNNRGRTQGVYKSLLIWPYAVAPAVAAILWRFLCHPTLGWLTHFLQSFGINFDYVNNVNQAFAVIILTASWQQFSYNFLFYLAALKTIPSSLIDAAIIDGASGWQRFWQIIFPLLSPTTFFLIIMNLMYGFFDTFGIIQVMTHGGPGNSTTNLIYKVYQDGFEGMDLGSSSAQSVLLMIIVISVSLVQFKYLEKKVHYA; this is encoded by the coding sequence ATGGCTAAATTCAACCATCAACCTCTTTATGCTTGGCTTTTTATAGTCCCTCAACTTATTGTTACCCTGATGTTTTTTATTTGGCCCGCAGGTAATGCGTTGTTGCAATCCTTTTTTTATACAGATGCGTTTGGCCTTCATAAAAAATTTGCAGGGTTTTCGAATTTTCTGGATCTCTTTTGGGATCCCATCTACAGCAAAGCAATTGGAGTTACCTTCATTATTGCTTTCAGTGTTACTTTTTTTACGATGAGTTTAGGGCTCCTTATGGCAATATTAGTGAATAATAGAGGTCGGACGCAAGGGGTATATAAATCTTTATTGATTTGGCCTTATGCAGTGGCTCCTGCAGTAGCGGCAATATTATGGCGTTTTTTATGCCATCCAACTTTAGGATGGCTGACGCATTTTTTGCAGTCGTTCGGAATAAATTTTGATTATGTTAATAACGTAAATCAGGCCTTTGCCGTGATAATCCTTACTGCAAGTTGGCAACAGTTTAGTTATAATTTTTTATTTTATTTGGCAGCCCTCAAAACCATTCCTTCATCATTAATTGATGCAGCAATTATCGATGGTGCTTCTGGATGGCAGCGTTTTTGGCAGATTATTTTTCCACTGTTATCACCCACCACTTTTTTCTTAATCATCATGAATTTGATGTATGGTTTTTTTGATACTTTTGGCATTATTCAGGTGATGACCCATGGAGGTCCGGGGAATAGTACAACCAATTTAATTTATAAAGTATATCAAGACGGGTTTGAAGGTATGGATTTGGGAAGTTCGTCAGCACAATCGGTTCTCTTGATGATTATTGTCATCAGTGTTTCTCTAGTCCAATTTAAATACCTGGAAAAAAAGGTTCATTACGCATGA
- a CDS encoding NAD(P)H-quinone oxidoreductase, translated as MRYVHIENPGPHSRLVIENGSNPQYSASQILVNVKATALNRADIMQRYGKYPPPAGESDILGLEVAGEVVEVGAEVDQFKPGDKIYGLVGSGAYAEFCPVEASLAQHIPDHWDYTLAAALPEALTTVYATLFDLGTLSQGQTLLIHGAGSGIASLAIQMAKLTHARVITTVGTDDKIDKARKLGADQIINYRKQDFEDLIEDHSVDLIVDFIGGDYFNKHLHLLKPKGKLIQIACLKGSTVECNLALIMRKRLQIIGFVLRSQSLVEKNKLWSDAHKLWADALKIKKISPIIDREFTLDQVEEAQQYMQSGVHFGKIVLHVD; from the coding sequence TTGCGCTACGTACATATAGAAAACCCAGGCCCCCACAGTCGATTGGTCATAGAAAATGGATCTAATCCCCAATACAGTGCATCACAAATTTTAGTCAATGTTAAAGCAACAGCCTTAAACCGGGCTGATATTATGCAGCGTTATGGTAAATACCCTCCTCCAGCCGGCGAATCGGATATTTTGGGTTTGGAAGTTGCAGGGGAGGTTGTCGAAGTCGGTGCAGAGGTGGATCAATTCAAACCTGGAGATAAAATTTATGGATTGGTTGGTAGCGGCGCATATGCTGAATTTTGTCCTGTGGAAGCATCGCTAGCACAGCACATTCCTGATCACTGGGACTACACCCTGGCTGCAGCTCTTCCTGAAGCACTAACTACGGTTTACGCCACCTTATTTGATTTGGGGACGTTGAGCCAAGGACAAACATTGCTTATCCATGGGGCAGGAAGCGGTATTGCCTCGCTAGCGATTCAAATGGCTAAATTGACGCATGCACGCGTAATTACTACTGTAGGGACTGACGATAAAATAGATAAGGCAAGGAAGCTTGGTGCCGATCAAATTATCAACTATCGTAAACAAGATTTCGAAGATTTAATCGAAGATCATAGCGTTGACTTAATTGTTGATTTTATAGGCGGCGATTATTTTAATAAGCATCTGCATTTACTTAAGCCTAAAGGCAAACTCATTCAGATTGCATGCCTTAAAGGAAGTACTGTGGAATGTAATTTGGCATTAATTATGCGAAAAAGATTGCAAATTATTGGATTTGTACTCCGTTCCCAATCGCTTGTGGAAAAAAACAAATTATGGTCTGATGCCCATAAATTATGGGCAGACGCCCTGAAAATAAAAAAAATCAGCCCTATTATTGATAGAGAGTTTACTTTGGACCAGGTTGAAGAAGCACAGCAATATATGCAATCCGGCGTACATTTTGGCAAAATTGTTCTTCATGTAGATTGA
- the clcA gene encoding H(+)/Cl(-) exchange transporter ClcA yields MRNKILMLYAVSFVLGIIVGLVGSTFRLSIDVLSHLLDNLFLFLGDHGWPSGVISGLVSMVLVYAAYFAVKRFAPQASGSGVPEIEGTLLHLKTIFWRRLLPVKFFFGILALSVKMILGREGPTIHIGGSLGEMLGGLFNLTRRRKDSLIAAGAAAGLAVAFNAPLAGVLFVMEEMRNQFNYSFTSFSMVVICCITATVILDLMIGPQATIPMDVFEFPQLDSLWLFAIFGIVVGFVGLLFNLSLIRTLGFLDKLTSKQKSCYVLIVGFVIGYLAVHHPAAVGGGMDIIHQALTLSPGFGFLCFLLVVRFIGTMACYGTSVPGGIFAPILSLGTLLGLAMFHILEVLHIDFLTQPGMFAIAGMAALFASSTRSPITGAVLVVEMTHNYYLIFPVMMACITATIVLQLAPNGPIYEQLLDRTLRLNDKKTPSPQKTS; encoded by the coding sequence ATGCGCAATAAGATATTGATGCTTTACGCTGTATCTTTTGTTTTAGGTATCATAGTGGGTCTGGTAGGATCTACATTTCGTTTGTCAATCGATGTGTTGAGTCATTTGTTAGACAACTTGTTCCTTTTCCTTGGTGATCATGGATGGCCCTCAGGGGTAATTTCAGGATTGGTTTCAATGGTTCTGGTATATGCTGCATATTTTGCAGTGAAACGCTTCGCTCCCCAGGCTTCAGGAAGCGGGGTACCAGAGATTGAAGGCACATTACTGCATTTAAAAACCATATTTTGGCGTCGCTTGTTACCTGTAAAGTTCTTTTTTGGAATCTTGGCTCTTTCTGTGAAGATGATTTTGGGAAGAGAAGGGCCCACAATCCATATCGGCGGTAGCTTGGGAGAAATGTTGGGAGGTTTGTTTAACTTAACCCGCCGCAGAAAAGACAGCTTGATTGCCGCAGGAGCAGCTGCGGGTTTAGCTGTTGCCTTTAATGCTCCGCTTGCGGGAGTTCTCTTTGTCATGGAGGAAATGCGCAACCAGTTTAATTATTCGTTTACCAGTTTCAGTATGGTGGTTATCTGTTGTATTACTGCAACTGTGATTCTTGATTTAATGATTGGTCCTCAGGCAACCATTCCAATGGATGTATTTGAATTTCCTCAACTTGATTCTTTATGGTTATTTGCCATCTTTGGTATTGTTGTAGGTTTTGTAGGACTCTTGTTTAACCTATCTTTAATAAGAACTTTGGGGTTTCTGGATAAGCTTACCTCCAAACAAAAATCATGTTACGTTTTGATTGTAGGATTCGTGATTGGTTATCTGGCAGTGCATCATCCAGCAGCAGTGGGCGGTGGGATGGATATTATCCATCAAGCATTAACCCTGTCGCCTGGATTTGGCTTTTTGTGTTTTCTGTTAGTGGTACGATTCATTGGAACAATGGCATGCTATGGAACGTCTGTGCCTGGAGGAATTTTTGCTCCCATTCTTTCTTTAGGGACGCTTCTGGGTTTGGCCATGTTCCATATTTTAGAAGTGCTCCATATTGATTTTTTAACCCAACCCGGCATGTTTGCAATTGCAGGAATGGCTGCGCTTTTTGCTTCCTCTACCAGGTCTCCAATTACCGGGGCAGTATTAGTAGTTGAAATGACTCATAATTATTATTTAATTTTTCCTGTGATGATGGCCTGCATTACCGCGACTATTGTTTTGCAGCTCGCGCCGAACGGACCAATCTATGAGCAGTTACTCGACCGTACTCTGCGCTTGAATGATAAAAAAACTCCATCTCCCCAAAAGACAAGTTGA
- a CDS encoding anthranilate synthase component I, translated as MLQHYKTQGGVELECYQTSLEYEQGIENLLEHLDSQRGALFASSFEYPGRYTCWDIGFYNPPLAFICRQNLVQIDALNDRGKILLTFIIPLFKNETNLQILSQSQAGLQIKIKPSEEVFSEEERSRQPSVFTVIRLILAFFKVEDEPYLGLYGAFGFDLIFQFENLQKHKQREVLQRDMVLYLPDEIYVVNHRKEEAFIRRYDFQFQGQSTKSLEREGVSVAYKSPNKPEGACDHNPGEYAQVVTQAKERFACGDLFEVVPSQTFYVHYQDQPSSLFKKMRRLNPSPYGFFINLGDEEYLVGASPEMYVRVQGKRVETCPISGTIKRGADAIEDAENIQILLDSKKEESELTMCTDVDRNDKSRICEAGSVRVIGRRQIEMYSRVIHTVDHVEGTLRENFDAVDAFLTHMWVVTVTGAPKIWALNFIEEHEKSPRKWYAGAVGWFGFNGNLNTGLVLRTVRIEKGIAEIRVGATLLYDSIPESEEQETRLKASAFLDMLQKKDADGVKKTKHFPLTGKGKHVLLIDHQDSFVHTLANYFRQTGAEVSTIRFDKAMRYLEMQKFDLVVLSPGPGKPSDFNLSQTIAAVISLGIPLFGVCLGLQGIVEYFGGVLDVLNYPMHGKPSTIKVEGKPELFSDLGESFKAGRYHSLYARLNALPKELKVTAMSDDGVVMAVSHQQLPIHAVQFHPETILSLVNQAGLKIITNLMRMI; from the coding sequence ATGTTACAGCATTATAAAACCCAGGGGGGCGTTGAGTTAGAGTGTTATCAGACTTCGCTTGAGTATGAACAAGGTATTGAGAATCTTCTTGAACATTTGGATTCCCAAAGAGGCGCTTTGTTTGCTTCAAGTTTCGAATACCCTGGGCGCTATACATGTTGGGATATTGGTTTTTATAATCCCCCCTTGGCTTTTATCTGCAGACAGAATTTAGTTCAAATAGATGCTTTAAATGACCGCGGCAAAATCCTCTTAACCTTCATTATCCCTTTATTTAAAAATGAAACCAATTTGCAAATCCTTTCTCAAAGTCAAGCAGGGCTGCAAATTAAAATCAAACCTTCGGAAGAGGTCTTTAGCGAAGAAGAGCGTAGCCGGCAACCCTCTGTTTTTACTGTAATCCGTCTTATCCTGGCTTTTTTTAAAGTGGAAGACGAACCGTATCTGGGATTATATGGGGCTTTTGGTTTTGATTTGATTTTTCAATTTGAAAACTTGCAAAAACACAAACAAAGAGAAGTGTTACAAAGGGATATGGTTCTTTATTTACCTGATGAAATTTATGTGGTGAACCATCGTAAAGAAGAAGCTTTCATTCGCCGCTACGATTTTCAATTTCAGGGTCAATCCACAAAATCCCTGGAAAGAGAGGGCGTTTCTGTTGCCTATAAATCACCTAATAAACCTGAAGGGGCATGTGATCACAATCCAGGAGAGTATGCACAGGTAGTCACCCAAGCCAAGGAGCGTTTTGCCTGTGGTGATTTGTTTGAAGTGGTCCCCAGCCAAACCTTTTATGTTCATTACCAGGATCAACCCTCTTCGTTATTCAAAAAAATGCGCCGTTTAAATCCTTCTCCCTATGGTTTTTTTATTAATCTGGGTGATGAAGAGTATCTGGTTGGTGCATCACCAGAAATGTATGTAAGAGTGCAGGGAAAAAGAGTAGAAACTTGTCCAATATCGGGAACCATTAAACGTGGCGCCGATGCTATCGAAGATGCAGAAAACATTCAGATTCTGCTCGATTCCAAAAAAGAAGAATCCGAGTTAACGATGTGTACTGATGTAGATAGAAACGATAAATCCCGTATTTGCGAAGCAGGCTCTGTCAGGGTAATTGGGCGCAGACAAATTGAAATGTATTCGCGGGTAATCCACACGGTAGATCATGTTGAAGGTACATTAAGGGAAAATTTTGATGCTGTCGATGCTTTTTTAACTCATATGTGGGTGGTTACAGTAACAGGTGCACCCAAAATATGGGCTCTTAATTTTATTGAAGAACATGAAAAATCTCCCCGCAAATGGTATGCCGGTGCAGTAGGGTGGTTTGGTTTTAATGGAAATTTAAACACGGGACTGGTTTTGAGAACAGTACGGATTGAAAAAGGCATTGCGGAAATTCGTGTGGGCGCGACCCTGTTGTATGATTCCATACCCGAATCCGAAGAGCAGGAGACACGCTTAAAAGCATCTGCTTTTTTAGATATGCTCCAAAAAAAAGATGCTGATGGTGTAAAGAAGACCAAGCATTTTCCTCTAACAGGAAAAGGCAAGCATGTTTTACTTATTGATCATCAGGATTCATTTGTACATACCTTGGCTAACTATTTTCGGCAGACGGGGGCGGAAGTCAGCACAATTCGTTTCGACAAAGCCATGCGCTATTTGGAGATGCAAAAATTTGATCTGGTAGTTTTATCGCCGGGCCCTGGAAAACCCAGTGATTTTAATCTATCACAAACAATTGCGGCGGTGATTTCCCTAGGGATACCCTTATTCGGAGTGTGTTTGGGGCTACAAGGAATCGTTGAATATTTTGGTGGTGTTTTAGATGTACTGAACTATCCCATGCACGGTAAACCTTCAACTATTAAAGTGGAGGGGAAGCCTGAATTATTTTCCGATTTAGGCGAATCGTTCAAAGCAGGAAGGTATCACTCCTTGTATGCGCGTTTGAATGCATTACCCAAAGAGTTGAAGGTTACTGCAATGAGTGACGATGGAGTAGTGATGGCTGTCTCTCATCAGCAATTACCCATACATGCGGTACAATTCCATCCTGAAACCATTTTGTCTCTAGTGAATCAGGCTGGGCTAAAAATTATCACCAATTTGATGAGGATGATCTAG
- the argH gene encoding argininosuccinate lyase, with protein sequence MTNIIWGGRFKKELDPRVMHFNASLAFDKVLFAHDITGSQAHAKMLARQGLISNPEADLICNGLEVIKQELEKGLLEFDESSEDIHMFVEQLLVSRIGDVGKKLHTGRSRNDQVALDLRLYSRDAGTDIKKLLHDFNEVLGELACVHAQDKIPGYTHLQQAQPIYLGHFFSAYQAMFHRDLGRLHDWHTRMNFSPLGAGALAGSTLPLDREWVAQTLGFNGIIENTLDAVSDRDFVIEFCSVASIIMMHLSRLAEDLILWATQEFGFITLDDAFATGSSLMPNKKNPDVLELVRGKSGRVFGHLMGILTVMKGLPLAYNKDMQEDKECLFDTVNTLVACLEIMTPFLRSVQFNTQLMEQKANSGYLNATAILESLVLKGVPFRDAHHQVGEWVQTAIDKNCSLDEVIKNKL encoded by the coding sequence ATGACCAATATAATTTGGGGAGGGCGGTTTAAAAAGGAGCTCGATCCCAGAGTCATGCATTTTAATGCTTCCTTGGCTTTTGATAAGGTACTCTTTGCCCACGATATTACCGGAAGTCAAGCCCATGCTAAAATGCTGGCACGCCAGGGACTGATTTCCAACCCGGAAGCAGATTTGATCTGCAATGGGCTGGAAGTAATAAAGCAGGAGTTGGAAAAAGGTCTTCTTGAGTTTGATGAGTCAAGTGAAGATATTCATATGTTTGTCGAACAATTGCTTGTTAGCAGGATTGGCGATGTAGGTAAAAAGCTTCATACAGGCCGTAGCCGCAATGATCAGGTTGCTCTGGATTTACGATTATATTCCCGTGATGCCGGGACGGATATTAAAAAGCTTCTACATGATTTTAATGAAGTTTTGGGAGAATTGGCCTGTGTCCATGCTCAGGATAAAATTCCTGGATATACCCATTTACAGCAAGCCCAACCTATTTATTTAGGTCATTTTTTTTCTGCCTATCAGGCGATGTTTCATCGAGATTTGGGGCGGTTGCATGATTGGCATACCCGGATGAATTTCTCGCCTTTGGGAGCTGGTGCGCTGGCAGGAAGCACTTTGCCTTTGGACCGTGAGTGGGTTGCTCAAACCCTGGGCTTTAATGGCATCATTGAGAATACATTGGATGCAGTAAGTGATCGTGATTTTGTAATTGAGTTTTGTTCTGTTGCATCGATTATAATGATGCATTTATCCCGGCTTGCTGAAGATTTAATTCTTTGGGCTACACAAGAGTTTGGTTTTATCACCCTTGATGATGCCTTTGCTACAGGTTCATCTTTAATGCCCAATAAGAAAAATCCGGATGTGCTCGAATTGGTTCGGGGGAAAAGTGGTCGAGTCTTTGGACATTTGATGGGGATCTTAACTGTAATGAAAGGGTTGCCGCTTGCCTATAACAAAGACATGCAAGAAGATAAGGAATGTTTGTTTGATACCGTAAATACATTGGTCGCTTGTCTGGAAATTATGACGCCATTTTTGCGAAGCGTGCAATTTAATACGCAATTGATGGAACAAAAAGCCAATAGCGGCTATCTTAATGCTACAGCAATATTAGAGTCCCTTGTATTAAAAGGAGTCCCTTTCAGGGATGCCCATCACCAGGTGGGGGAATGGGTGCAGACAGCAATCGATAAGAATTGTTCGCTTGATGAGGTTATTAAAAATAAACTTTGA